The following proteins come from a genomic window of Anas acuta chromosome 22, bAnaAcu1.1, whole genome shotgun sequence:
- the TNFRSF4 gene encoding tumor necrosis factor receptor superfamily member 4 isoform X2: MNLFWLPAVCCHLFQEFAAVRIWWGRWGCIMVAVAFSLRYSSVSFLLLAVVFPPCLGLQCKEHQYPFGKKCCKYCAPGERMRSRCTATTDTVCAPCQNEYYSTDYSHNFCKSCTICKTTKGSVEVKKCEKTSDRVCRCIAGYMPDDRYPSGSVCLPCPEGFYSTGGNGKCQPWTNCSSVGKTTLRAGTRTDDAVCSSHVTQPTLPQNATPALDLSTTSHRNNTSPTVLSPSKSSVIPSVICSDANSPTETNWGSLSLILICLILLMVSGMSIFLLIIQAAKKTTKKRPYMSNHQKRSCRIPVQEEQIDSNSSLIKN; this comes from the exons ATGAATTTGTTCTGGTTGCCAGCAGTTTGCTGTCATCTCTTCCAAGAGTTTGCTGCAGTCAGAATTTGGTGGGGACGGTGGGGCTGCATTATGGTGGCTGTAGCTTTTTCCTTGCGTTATTCTAGCGTTTCGTTCTTGCTGCTGGCAGTCGTTTTTCCCCCTTGCTTGGGGTTGCAGTGCAAAGAGCATCAATATCCCTTTGGCAAAAAATGCTGCAAGTACTGTGCTCCTG GTGAAAGGATGAGAAGTCGCTGCACAGCAACAACAGACACGGTCTGTGCCCCCTGTCAAAACGAATACTACAGTACTGACTACAGCCACAACTTCTGCAAGAGCTGTACCATCTGCAAAACGA CAAAGGGGAGCGTGGAAGTGAAGAAGTGTGAGAAGACTTCTGACAGAGTTTGCAGGTGTATAGCCGGTTACATGCCAGATGACAGATATCCCTCGGGGAGTG tgtgcttACCATGTCCTGAAGGGTTTTATTCCACAGGGGGAAATGGGAAGTGTCAACCTTGGACCAA CTGCAGCTCTGTTGGGAAAACGACTCTTCGCGCAGGAACAAGAACAGATGATGCTGTTTGCAGCAGCCATGTGACACAGCCAACCCTTCCTCAGAATGCAACACCTGCTTTGGATCTTTCTACTACCAGCCACAGGAATAATACGTCACCTACAGTGCTCTCACCCTCCAAATCCAGTGTGATCCCTTCCGTTATTTGCTCAGACGCAAACAGCCCCACAGAGACTAACTGGG gaTCTCTATCACTTATCCTTATTTGTCTGATACTGCTTATGGTGTCTGGAATGTCCATCTTCCTGTTGATTATCCAAGCAGCCAAAAAAACGACCAAGAAGAGGCCTTATATGAGCAACCATCAGA AAAGGAGCTGTCGAATTCCCGTCCAGGAAGAACAAATTGACTCCAATTCCAGTCTCATCAAAAACTGA
- the TNFRSF18 gene encoding tumor necrosis factor receptor superfamily member 18 has protein sequence MPAQKSEFGPLKTQVFLLLVLCLCQWTQQTLATPCEGGEMRMVSKGVKKCCPKCVSDTADEPCAEIKDMDCRCPQGYSCANRACDSCQKLPECAEGEEPFKRGIIDYSFECKPCEIGTYSNVKNSWCQNWTDCEGSGFLTIKRGNKTHNVVCGFPVEDVEQDGSMYTTILAIFTAVAVFVLILLTFFLHFCIWSLKKEKYHVVDNVEHNFHRLLLAPQAPHHREETYSCQFPEEEHGDKTPEEKSGYFHPPSPH, from the exons ATGCCTGCACAGAAAAGTGAATTTGGGCCCCTCAAGACTCAGGTTTtcttgctgctggtgctgtgcctgTGCCAATGGACACAGCAAACTCTGGCAACACCATGCGAGGGGGGCGAGATGAGAATGGTCAGTAAGGGTGTAAAGAAATGCTGCCCTAAATGCGTCTCAGACACAG CCGACGAGCCATGTGCAGAAATCAAGGACATGGACTGCAGATGTCCTCAGGGCTACAGCTGCGCTAATCGGGCCTGCGACTCCTGTCAAAAACTGCCTGAATGTGCAGAAGGCGAGGAGCCGTTTAAGCGtg GCATTATTGACTACTCATTTGAATGTAAACCATGTGAGATAGGAACCTATTCTAACGTTAAGAATAGCTGGTGCCAAAACTGGACCGA ttGTGAAGGATCTGGGTTTCTAACAATCAAGCGAGGCAACAAGACACACAATGTTGTGTGTGGCTTCCCTGTTGAAGATGTGGAGCAAG ACGGCTCTATGTATACCACCATCCTGGCCATCTTTACTGCAGTGGCTGTATTTGTTCTCATCTTGCTGACCTTCTTCTTGCATTTCTGCATCTGgtcactgaagaaagaaaaataccacGTGGTTGACA ATGTGGAACATAACTTCCataggctgctgctggctccgcaAGCACCACACCACCGAGAGGAGACTTACAGCTGCCAGTTTCCAGAAGAAGAACATGGAGACAAAACACCAGAAGAAAAGAGTGGCTATTTCCACCCTCCGAGTCCGCACTGA
- the TNFRSF4 gene encoding tumor necrosis factor receptor superfamily member 4 isoform X1: MNLFWLPAVCCHLFQEFAAVRIWWGRWGCIMVAVAFSLRYSSVSFLLLAVVFPPCLGLQCKEHQYPFGKKCCKYCAPGERMRSRCTATTDTVCAPCQNEYYSTDYSHNFCKSCTICKTTKGSVEVKKCEKTSDRVCRCIAGYMPDDRYPSGSVCLPCPEGFYSTGGNGKCQPWTNCSSVGKTTLRAGTRTDDAVCSSHVTQPTLPQNATPALDLSTTSHRNNTSPTVLSPSKSSVIPSVICSDANSPTETNWGSLSLILICLILLMVSGMSIFLLIIQAAKKTTKKRPYMSNHQKERSCRIPVQEEQIDSNSSLIKN, translated from the exons ATGAATTTGTTCTGGTTGCCAGCAGTTTGCTGTCATCTCTTCCAAGAGTTTGCTGCAGTCAGAATTTGGTGGGGACGGTGGGGCTGCATTATGGTGGCTGTAGCTTTTTCCTTGCGTTATTCTAGCGTTTCGTTCTTGCTGCTGGCAGTCGTTTTTCCCCCTTGCTTGGGGTTGCAGTGCAAAGAGCATCAATATCCCTTTGGCAAAAAATGCTGCAAGTACTGTGCTCCTG GTGAAAGGATGAGAAGTCGCTGCACAGCAACAACAGACACGGTCTGTGCCCCCTGTCAAAACGAATACTACAGTACTGACTACAGCCACAACTTCTGCAAGAGCTGTACCATCTGCAAAACGA CAAAGGGGAGCGTGGAAGTGAAGAAGTGTGAGAAGACTTCTGACAGAGTTTGCAGGTGTATAGCCGGTTACATGCCAGATGACAGATATCCCTCGGGGAGTG tgtgcttACCATGTCCTGAAGGGTTTTATTCCACAGGGGGAAATGGGAAGTGTCAACCTTGGACCAA CTGCAGCTCTGTTGGGAAAACGACTCTTCGCGCAGGAACAAGAACAGATGATGCTGTTTGCAGCAGCCATGTGACACAGCCAACCCTTCCTCAGAATGCAACACCTGCTTTGGATCTTTCTACTACCAGCCACAGGAATAATACGTCACCTACAGTGCTCTCACCCTCCAAATCCAGTGTGATCCCTTCCGTTATTTGCTCAGACGCAAACAGCCCCACAGAGACTAACTGGG gaTCTCTATCACTTATCCTTATTTGTCTGATACTGCTTATGGTGTCTGGAATGTCCATCTTCCTGTTGATTATCCAAGCAGCCAAAAAAACGACCAAGAAGAGGCCTTATATGAGCAACCATCAGA AAGAAAGGAGCTGTCGAATTCCCGTCCAGGAAGAACAAATTGACTCCAATTCCAGTCTCATCAAAAACTGA
- the LOC137843429 gene encoding probable pleckstrin homology domain-containing family N member 1, translating to MGCCSLSARQAGSAGTSQDEVELLKTGRTRKWSISDGQSEGSLQPKDPASPTETEEAEALWGRTREELLHLLSSQPITGWEGMNIHSLGEIVWSSRVFLRSYHMEEMCERYVVLASLHLLILSVDHTKKAFVYEGLLPLAGMHLRQIVSAISYTFEISGSMTESRLICCQNSADFDMWIRHLQHQIEMANAHCPTSPNNNISFLVPCDEQWKKKELMRHLLCNTILKWEGKPIQHLGRIQYLTMVQVATGCTGDSKERLLLLFPEDLLFLSVDKERTAITYEGKLPLTGIQAKEKSTVLGRLQFEITGSLTEPILITCSTAEDYEKFLFHLQKPEKNLDSLSLQPPPSIPKKSWQHH from the exons ATGGGATGCTGCAGCCTGAGTGCCAGGCAGGCTGGGTCTGCAGGAACAAGCCAGGACGAGGTGGAGCTATTGAAGACAGGCAGGACCAG AAAGTGGTCCATCTCAGACGGCCAGAGCGAGGGATCCCTCCAGCCCAAGGACCCTGCAAGCCCCACGGAGACAGAAGAG gcagaagCGCTGTGGGGAAGAACACGGGAGGAGCTCCTGCACTTGTTGAGCTCACAGCCCATCACTGGCTGGGAAGGGATGAACATCCACTCTCTCGGGGAAATTGTTTGGTCCTCCCGGGTTTTTCTGAGGAGTTACCACATGGAG GAGATGTGTGAGCGCTACGTCGTGCTGGCCTCCTTGCACTTGCTGATTCTTTCCGTGGATCACACAAAGAAGGCATTTGTTTATGAG GGGCTCCTTCCTCTCGCTGGGATGCACCTGAGGCAGATTGTGAGTGCCATCAGCTACACGTTTGAGATTTCTG GGTCCATGACTGAATCCCGGCTCATTTGCTGCCAGAATTCAGCTGACTTCGACATGTGGATTCGACACCTCCAGCACCAAATCGAGATGGCAAATGCCCACTGCCCCACCAGTCCCAACAATAACATCTCTTTCCTG gtgCCATGTGATgaacagtggaagaaaaaggagctgATGAGACATCTCTTGTGCAACACCATTCTGAAGTGGGAAGGAAAACCAATCCAGCATCTGGGGAGGATCCAGTATTTGACCATGGTGCAAGTGGCTACTGGCTGCACAGGG GACTCTAAGGAAAGACTGCTGCTCCTGTTTCCAGAAGAcctgcttttcctctctgtggATAAGGAGAGAACTGCAATCACATATGAG ggaAAACTCCCCCTGACTGGAATCCAGGCAAAGGAGAAATCCACTGTGCTGGGGAGGTTACAGTTTGAGATTACAG GAAGCCTGACTGAACCAATCCTTATCACCTGTTCCACAGCAGAGGATTATGAAAAATTCCTCTTCCACCTACAGAAG CCGGAGAAAAACCTCGATTCTCTATCACTCCAGCCACCACCAAGCATCCCTAAGAAATCCTGGCAGCATCACTAG